In the genome of Aureimonas sp. OT7, one region contains:
- a CDS encoding universal stress protein, with translation MSPAYKTVMLTLLPEADARNAASPATAMAIAITSHFEGRLTIDFLSPQPAWIPYSLVTDMPGQMLAEQTRKLEARAHASMDLAAGAARQAGIHPETQLISLDFLALVGRAALRAQLQDVVVVDAGGSSLRDEREIVEALLFRSGRPVIRVPAASAGKLPSKVLVAWDGSVPAVRAVREALPMLHLADEVQVVTVRGEKDVSNIQPAEKLVGYLSAHGVAASETVLTAARRNVADALRNHALDEGAELLVMGAYAHSRMQQAVLGGVTSALLNDSPIPLLLAH, from the coding sequence ATGTCGCCTGCCTACAAGACCGTCATGCTCACGCTTCTGCCCGAGGCGGACGCCCGCAACGCTGCCAGCCCGGCAACGGCGATGGCCATCGCCATCACCAGTCATTTCGAGGGGCGCCTGACCATCGATTTCCTGTCGCCGCAACCGGCCTGGATTCCGTACAGCCTGGTCACCGACATGCCGGGCCAGATGCTGGCCGAGCAGACGCGCAAGCTGGAAGCGCGGGCGCATGCCAGCATGGACCTGGCGGCTGGCGCGGCGCGGCAGGCGGGCATCCACCCGGAAACGCAGCTCATCTCACTCGATTTTCTCGCTCTGGTGGGTCGTGCGGCCCTGCGCGCCCAGTTGCAGGACGTCGTGGTGGTCGATGCCGGCGGCAGCAGCCTGCGCGACGAACGCGAGATCGTGGAGGCGCTGTTGTTCCGCAGCGGCCGGCCGGTCATCCGCGTTCCAGCCGCAAGCGCCGGCAAGCTGCCGTCGAAGGTGCTCGTCGCCTGGGATGGCAGCGTACCGGCGGTGCGCGCTGTGCGCGAAGCGCTGCCCATGCTGCACCTGGCCGATGAGGTCCAGGTTGTCACCGTGCGTGGAGAAAAGGACGTCTCCAACATCCAGCCCGCCGAAAAGCTGGTCGGTTATCTATCGGCCCATGGGGTCGCGGCTTCCGAGACGGTGTTGACCGCGGCGCGCCGCAATGTCGCCGATGCGTTGCGCAACCACGCGCTGGATGAGGGGGCGGAGCTTCTGGTGATGGGCGCCTATGCGCATTCCCGCATGCAGCAGGCCGTTCTGGGCGGCGTCACGAGCGCGCTCCTGAACGACAGCCCGATACCGCTTCTGCTGGCTCACTGA
- the putA gene encoding trifunctional transcriptional regulator/proline dehydrogenase/L-glutamate gamma-semialdehyde dehydrogenase produces the protein MSVANRIDQAVQPQPFGAFDAQVTADTPLRRAITQATRRPEPECLPPLLDAARQAPDTADHIRALAGRLVRGLRAKASNSGVPGLIHEYSLSSQEGIALMCLAEALLRIPDKATRDALIRDKISRGDWRAHIDDDNSLFVNAATWGLLVTGRLTATVSEAGLSRALTRLVGRFGEPVIRQGLDIAMRLMGEQFVRGETIEEALKRSRSMERKGFRYSYDMLGEAAMTAADAARYLAEYEKAIHAIGAASGGKGVQEGPGISIKLSALHPRYARAKAERVMAELYPRLAALALLCRRYDIGLNIDAEEADRLEISLDLLERLAFEPALDGWDGIGFVVQAYGKRCPLVIDWLVDLGRRSGHRLMVRLVKGAYWDAEIKRAQVDGFADFPVYTRKVHTDVAYIACARRLLAAPDAIFPQFATHNAQTLATIYMMADPASYIRGQYEFQCLHGMGEALYEEVVGPERLDRPCRIYAPVGTHETLLAYLVRRLLENGANSSFVNRIADEAVPVDELVADPVDAAFAIEPLGSTNPAILLPGRLYGERRINSSGVDLADETVLATLGDGLRASASESWTARAPHGAGTGSLQAVANPADRREVVGTVETVDPGRIGVLVQRACAGASAWAARSADERAAILDRAAELFEENTARLLGITVREAGKSLPNAVAELREAVDFLRYYAAEIRDLGSHAACRPLGVIACISPWNFPLAIFTGQVAAALAAGNAVLAKPAEETPLVAAEAVRLMHSAGVPDDALIFTPGAGDVGAALTAAPDVSGVMFTGSTDVARLIEASLAGRRTPDGRIAPLIAETGGQNAMIVDSSALTEQVVGDVVASAFDSAGQRCSALRILCMQEEAADRTLAMLRGALDELAIGRTDRLSSDIGPVITDEARKTIEAHVEAMRNKGYPVSRQTLPPETGHGTFVAPTIVEIDDIAAVKREVFGPVLHVVRYRRADLAPLIEAINATGYGLTFGLHTRIDETIETVLGRIRVGNVYVNRNVIGAVVGVQPFGGRGLSGTGPKAGGPLYLRRLLAAQPEPVFRGKAPARLSDYANWLVQIGQAAAADKVRAQAEESLLGYSTELPGPVGERNVYEIHPRGRVLLLAETEEGLAVQMGAALATGNSVAIPARDFDRFALDRLPLDLQPTLLKDGAIPADIAAVLVEGSAERVANLQRRLTEKDGGIALVQAMTSAQIAEGGFYRLEWLIEERSTSINTAAAGGNASLMAIA, from the coding sequence ATGAGCGTAGCCAACCGGATCGATCAAGCGGTGCAACCCCAGCCGTTCGGCGCCTTCGATGCGCAGGTGACGGCCGATACGCCCTTGCGGCGCGCCATAACGCAGGCGACCCGCCGGCCGGAACCGGAGTGCCTGCCACCATTGCTGGATGCCGCGCGGCAGGCGCCCGACACCGCCGACCATATCCGCGCCCTTGCCGGGCGACTGGTTCGCGGCCTGCGCGCCAAGGCGAGCAACAGCGGCGTCCCCGGCCTCATCCACGAGTATTCGCTGTCCAGCCAGGAGGGCATCGCCCTGATGTGCCTTGCGGAGGCGTTGCTGCGCATTCCCGACAAGGCGACACGGGACGCGCTCATCCGCGACAAGATATCCAGGGGAGATTGGCGCGCCCATATCGACGACGACAACTCGCTCTTCGTCAACGCGGCAACATGGGGCCTCCTGGTAACCGGCAGGCTGACGGCGACCGTCAGCGAGGCCGGCCTGTCGCGGGCGCTGACGCGGCTTGTCGGCCGCTTCGGCGAGCCCGTCATCCGGCAGGGGCTGGATATCGCCATGCGCCTGATGGGCGAGCAGTTCGTGCGCGGCGAGACCATCGAGGAGGCGCTGAAGCGCAGCCGCTCGATGGAGCGCAAGGGCTTTCGCTACTCCTACGACATGCTGGGCGAAGCCGCCATGACGGCGGCCGATGCGGCGCGCTACCTCGCCGAGTACGAAAAGGCCATCCACGCCATCGGTGCGGCCTCTGGCGGCAAGGGCGTGCAGGAAGGGCCAGGCATCTCCATCAAATTGTCGGCCCTGCATCCGCGCTATGCACGCGCCAAGGCCGAACGCGTGATGGCGGAGCTGTACCCGCGCCTGGCGGCACTGGCCCTTCTGTGCCGGCGCTACGACATCGGCCTCAACATCGACGCGGAGGAGGCCGACAGGCTCGAGATTTCGCTCGACCTGCTCGAAAGGCTGGCTTTCGAACCCGCCTTGGACGGCTGGGACGGCATCGGCTTCGTCGTGCAGGCCTATGGCAAGCGCTGCCCCCTCGTCATCGACTGGCTGGTGGATCTGGGGCGGCGCAGCGGCCATCGTCTCATGGTGCGGCTGGTCAAGGGCGCGTACTGGGACGCGGAGATCAAGCGCGCCCAGGTGGACGGCTTTGCCGACTTTCCGGTGTATACGCGCAAGGTGCATACCGATGTCGCCTATATCGCATGCGCCCGGCGGCTGCTGGCCGCGCCGGATGCGATCTTCCCGCAGTTCGCGACCCACAATGCGCAGACGCTGGCCACCATCTACATGATGGCCGATCCGGCGAGCTATATTCGCGGCCAGTATGAATTCCAGTGCCTGCACGGAATGGGCGAAGCGCTTTACGAGGAAGTCGTCGGTCCGGAGCGGCTGGACCGGCCCTGTCGGATCTACGCGCCGGTCGGCACGCACGAAACGCTTCTGGCCTATCTGGTGCGGCGCCTTCTGGAAAACGGCGCCAACTCGTCCTTCGTCAACCGGATCGCCGACGAGGCGGTGCCCGTCGACGAGCTGGTGGCCGACCCCGTCGATGCCGCTTTCGCCATCGAACCGCTCGGCAGCACCAACCCGGCCATCCTGCTGCCGGGCCGGCTGTACGGGGAACGGCGGATAAACTCCAGCGGCGTGGATCTCGCCGACGAAACGGTGCTGGCGACGCTGGGTGACGGCTTGAGGGCCAGCGCCTCGGAAAGCTGGACGGCGCGTGCGCCGCATGGCGCCGGCACCGGCAGTCTGCAGGCGGTTGCCAACCCGGCGGATCGCCGCGAGGTGGTCGGCACCGTCGAGACGGTCGATCCCGGCAGGATCGGAGTTCTCGTCCAGCGCGCGTGCGCCGGCGCAAGCGCCTGGGCGGCCCGCTCGGCCGACGAGCGCGCCGCCATACTCGATCGTGCGGCGGAGCTGTTCGAGGAGAATACCGCGCGCCTGCTCGGCATCACCGTGCGGGAGGCGGGCAAGAGCCTGCCCAACGCCGTGGCGGAACTGCGTGAGGCGGTGGACTTCCTGCGCTATTACGCCGCCGAGATCCGCGACCTGGGATCGCACGCGGCGTGCCGGCCCCTGGGCGTCATCGCCTGCATCAGCCCTTGGAACTTTCCGTTGGCCATCTTCACCGGGCAAGTGGCGGCAGCCCTGGCCGCAGGCAATGCCGTTCTGGCCAAGCCGGCCGAGGAAACGCCCCTCGTGGCGGCAGAGGCGGTGCGCCTGATGCATTCGGCGGGCGTGCCGGACGATGCCCTGATCTTCACGCCCGGCGCAGGTGATGTCGGCGCGGCGCTGACTGCCGCCCCGGACGTGTCCGGCGTCATGTTCACCGGGTCCACGGACGTCGCCCGGCTGATCGAGGCCAGCCTGGCTGGGCGCCGCACGCCGGATGGGCGCATCGCGCCTCTGATTGCCGAGACGGGCGGCCAGAATGCGATGATCGTCGATTCCTCGGCGCTGACCGAGCAGGTCGTAGGGGATGTCGTCGCCTCGGCCTTCGACAGTGCCGGCCAGCGATGCTCGGCCCTGCGCATTCTCTGCATGCAGGAAGAGGCTGCCGACCGCACCCTCGCCATGCTGCGCGGCGCCCTGGACGAACTGGCGATCGGGCGCACCGACCGCCTGTCGTCCGACATCGGCCCCGTCATCACCGACGAGGCGCGCAAGACCATCGAGGCGCATGTGGAAGCCATGCGGAACAAGGGCTACCCGGTCAGCCGCCAGACCCTGCCGCCGGAGACCGGGCACGGAACCTTCGTGGCGCCCACCATCGTCGAGATCGACGATATCGCGGCCGTCAAGCGCGAGGTGTTCGGGCCCGTCCTGCATGTCGTTCGCTACCGCCGTGCCGACCTGGCTCCGCTGATCGAGGCGATTAACGCAACGGGATACGGGCTCACCTTCGGTTTGCATACGCGCATCGACGAGACCATCGAGACGGTTCTCGGCCGCATCAGGGTCGGCAACGTCTATGTCAACCGCAACGTCATCGGGGCGGTCGTCGGGGTGCAGCCCTTCGGCGGACGGGGCCTGTCCGGTACGGGGCCCAAGGCGGGCGGGCCGCTTTACCTTCGCCGGCTTCTGGCGGCGCAGCCGGAGCCGGTCTTCCGGGGAAAGGCGCCGGCGCGCCTGAGCGACTATGCCAACTGGCTCGTCCAGATCGGACAGGCGGCGGCCGCCGACAAGGTCCGCGCGCAGGCCGAGGAATCGCTTCTCGGCTATTCGACCGAACTGCCGGGCCCTGTGGGCGAGCGGAACGTCTATGAAATCCATCCGCGCGGGCGGGTGCTGCTTCTGGCGGAGACGGAAGAGGGGCTCGCGGTGCAGATGGGCGCGGCGCTGGCAACGGGCAATTCCGTTGCGATTCCGGCGCGCGATTTCGACCGGTTCGCACTCGACCGCCTGCCGTTGGATCTGCAGCCCACGCTTTTGAAGGACGGTGCGATCCCCGCCGACATCGCCGCCGTTCTGGTCGAGGGCAGCGCGGAGCGCGTCGCCAATTTGCAGCGACGCCTGACCGAAAAGGACGGCGGTATCGCCCTCGTGCAGGCGATGACTTCGGCACAGATCGCCGAGGGCGGGTTCTATCGCCTGGAATGGCTGATCGAGGAGCGTTCGACCAGCATCAACACGGCAGCCGCCGGCGGCAATGCCAGCCTGATGGCGATTGCCTGA
- a CDS encoding HAD-IC family P-type ATPase: MSVADVMSALATRADGLTGEEARERLALHGPNRLPERRRKHPAMRFLAQFNNVLIYFLLAASLAAFALNHVIDGAVIVAVVMINAVIGFVQEGKAEHALDAIRDMVAPHAFALRDGRRTELAVADLVPGDIVLLEAGDKVPADLRIIEARAALADEAVLTGESVPAQKSAEPVVDAAALGDRASMLYSGTLMATGQARAVVVGTGGRTEIGRISALMGAVETLQTPLLRQINRFGTLFTYFALALSALLFAFATLARGYSAVDALMVVVSLAVGVVPEGLPAVITITLAIGVQRMAARHAIVRRLPAVETLGATSVICSDKTGTLTRNEMTARHLVTPGLVAAVEGAGYRPDGRVGEGFVAAAPLPEGETDLLLYCAALCNDAELVHGEGDWRVLGDPMEGALLALARKAGLTPEGLAAWKRLDTIPFDAEHRFMATLHAGPDAERWVFVKGAPERLLAMAAGADTARWESEIAKAASRGERVLGFAARPAAAAETALSMEQLGEGLTFVGVVGLIDPPRDEAITAIADCRTAGITVKMITGDHKETAAAIARQLRLADDPKAMTGAELDAVAEADLPAVARSVSVFARTNPEHKLRIVRALQSNGQVVAMTGDGVNDAPSLKQADVGVAMGRKGTEAAKEAAEMVLANDDFASIVAAVREGRTVYDNIRKVIAWTLPTNGGEVLAVVVALFVGATLPMTPAQILWINMILTITLGLVLAFEPPEPRVMDRPPRPAGTALLSRFLVWRICFVSLLFTVGVFFIFNWALWRGLGVDTARTMVVNQLVVMEIFYLFNVRYLHQGSISLRGILGTPVLLLALAAVTLAQFAFTYLPVMHTLFASAPVPVADGALILFVGIALLLILEVEKMLLGKTGPGRE, translated from the coding sequence ATGTCCGTTGCCGACGTCATGAGCGCTCTCGCCACCCGGGCCGACGGCCTGACGGGCGAGGAGGCGCGCGAGCGTCTGGCCCTTCATGGCCCGAACCGTCTGCCGGAGCGACGCCGCAAGCACCCGGCCATGCGCTTTCTGGCCCAGTTCAACAATGTGCTGATCTATTTCCTGCTGGCAGCGTCGCTCGCAGCCTTTGCGCTCAACCACGTCATTGACGGCGCCGTGATCGTGGCCGTCGTCATGATCAATGCCGTCATCGGCTTCGTTCAGGAAGGCAAGGCGGAGCACGCGCTGGACGCGATCCGCGATATGGTCGCGCCGCACGCCTTTGCCCTGCGGGACGGTAGGCGGACCGAGCTGGCGGTGGCCGACCTCGTGCCGGGCGACATCGTGCTGCTGGAAGCCGGAGACAAGGTACCGGCCGACCTGCGCATCATCGAAGCGCGCGCCGCGCTCGCCGATGAAGCGGTGCTGACGGGCGAATCCGTCCCGGCGCAGAAATCCGCCGAGCCCGTGGTGGACGCCGCCGCGCTGGGTGACCGCGCCTCCATGCTCTACTCCGGAACGCTGATGGCGACGGGGCAGGCGCGCGCCGTCGTCGTCGGGACTGGCGGTCGCACGGAGATCGGCCGGATCAGCGCCCTGATGGGGGCGGTCGAAACCCTGCAGACGCCGCTGCTGCGCCAGATCAATCGTTTCGGCACGCTGTTCACCTATTTCGCGCTGGCCCTCTCGGCGCTGCTGTTCGCCTTTGCCACGCTGGCACGAGGCTACAGCGCGGTGGATGCGCTGATGGTCGTGGTTTCGCTGGCGGTGGGCGTGGTGCCTGAGGGGCTCCCTGCCGTCATAACCATCACCTTGGCCATCGGCGTCCAGCGCATGGCGGCCCGCCACGCCATCGTGCGCCGCCTGCCGGCGGTGGAAACGCTCGGCGCGACGTCCGTTATCTGCTCGGACAAGACCGGTACGCTCACCCGCAACGAGATGACCGCGCGTCACCTTGTCACCCCGGGTCTGGTGGCTGCCGTGGAGGGGGCGGGGTATCGGCCGGACGGGCGGGTGGGGGAGGGTTTCGTCGCGGCGGCGCCGCTACCCGAAGGCGAGACCGACCTTCTTCTCTACTGCGCGGCGCTCTGCAACGATGCCGAACTGGTCCATGGCGAGGGCGACTGGCGCGTACTCGGCGACCCCATGGAAGGCGCGCTCCTGGCGCTGGCGCGCAAGGCGGGCCTGACGCCCGAAGGTCTTGCCGCATGGAAACGGCTGGACACGATCCCCTTCGATGCGGAGCATCGCTTCATGGCGACCCTGCATGCCGGGCCGGACGCGGAGCGCTGGGTGTTCGTGAAGGGCGCGCCGGAGCGGCTGCTGGCGATGGCCGCCGGCGCGGATACCGCGCGGTGGGAAAGCGAGATCGCCAAGGCGGCCTCGCGGGGCGAACGCGTGCTCGGCTTTGCGGCCCGGCCTGCTGCCGCGGCGGAGACGGCCCTTTCCATGGAGCAGCTGGGCGAAGGGCTGACATTCGTGGGCGTCGTCGGCCTGATCGATCCGCCCCGCGACGAGGCCATCACAGCCATCGCCGATTGCCGCACGGCCGGTATCACCGTCAAGATGATCACTGGCGACCACAAGGAGACGGCAGCCGCCATCGCACGGCAACTGCGCCTGGCAGACGACCCGAAGGCGATGACGGGGGCCGAGCTGGATGCCGTGGCCGAAGCCGATCTTCCGGCCGTGGCGCGGTCGGTCAGCGTCTTTGCGCGGACCAATCCGGAACACAAGCTGCGTATCGTCCGCGCCCTGCAGTCCAACGGGCAGGTCGTCGCCATGACGGGGGACGGCGTCAATGACGCTCCGTCTCTCAAGCAGGCCGATGTCGGCGTGGCCATGGGCCGCAAAGGTACGGAAGCCGCCAAGGAAGCGGCGGAGATGGTGCTGGCGAACGACGATTTCGCCTCCATCGTGGCGGCCGTGCGGGAGGGGCGCACCGTCTACGACAACATCCGCAAGGTGATCGCCTGGACGCTGCCCACCAATGGCGGCGAGGTGCTGGCCGTCGTCGTCGCCCTGTTCGTCGGCGCGACGCTGCCGATGACGCCGGCGCAGATCTTGTGGATCAACATGATCCTCACCATCACGCTCGGCCTCGTGCTGGCCTTCGAGCCGCCGGAGCCGCGCGTGATGGATCGCCCGCCCCGCCCGGCCGGAACAGCCCTCCTGTCGCGGTTTCTCGTGTGGAGGATCTGCTTCGTATCGCTGCTCTTCACGGTCGGGGTGTTCTTCATCTTCAACTGGGCGCTCTGGCGCGGCCTCGGCGTCGATACCGCCCGGACCATGGTGGTCAACCAGCTCGTGGTGATGGAGATCTTCTACCTCTTCAATGTGCGCTACCTGCACCAGGGCTCGATCAGCCTGCGCGGCATCCTCGGCACCCCTGTACTTCTGCTCGCGCTGGCGGCGGTTACGCTTGCGCAGTTCGCATTCACCTACCTTCCGGTCATGCACACGCTGTTTGCCAGCGCACCGGTGCCCGTCGCGGACGGGGCGCTGATCCTTTTCGTCGGCATCGCGTTGCTGCTGATACTGGAAGTTGAAAAAATGCTCCTCGGCAAAACCGGACCCGGACGGGAATGA
- a CDS encoding phospholipase D family protein: MMRFLAIALVVLLVFAAASVVAAYAFGRFAEGARGAPSHALSRDGAPTVLDAYMDGLRKGHDAESGLVLVSSNLDAFAARALSARIAGRSLDLMYYIWNDDLTGRLILREALAAADRGVRVRLLLDDIGVSLSDRTFLAVDSHPLIEVRLFNPTHARENPIIRGLEMALRMVSVNRRMHNKAWIADGQIAIVGGRNIGDEYFDAAEASNFRDLDIIAIGEMAGQAEVIFDEYWNSGLALPVRALAERETPPLDGLRQAFHRLAETAPANPYIKRLRERLTVASLFDDADVHWTQEARLVSDPAEKAAGKSGRNALLEELVPLLASSERQLNISSPYFIPGDEGTRFFARLVEKGVDVTVLTNSLAATDVAAVHGGYAPYRKPLLRSGVSLFELKPTAASGGISLRGSSQASLHTKAFTSDGTAGFVGSLNFDPRSVSLNTEMGVLFAVPALVGEMDRIFAEEISPAMSYRVTLDADGGLIWNATESGVPVQLTQEPEAGLGRRILATVVGWLPLESQL, encoded by the coding sequence ATGATGCGTTTTCTGGCCATCGCGCTTGTCGTCCTTCTGGTGTTCGCCGCGGCTTCCGTGGTTGCCGCCTACGCCTTCGGCCGCTTCGCGGAAGGCGCGCGAGGCGCGCCCAGCCACGCTTTGTCCCGCGACGGGGCGCCGACGGTGCTGGACGCCTATATGGATGGGCTGCGCAAGGGCCACGATGCGGAAAGCGGGCTCGTGCTCGTATCGTCCAACCTCGATGCGTTCGCCGCGCGCGCCTTGTCCGCACGCATCGCGGGGCGCAGCCTGGACCTCATGTATTATATCTGGAACGACGACCTGACCGGCCGTCTCATCCTGCGCGAGGCGCTGGCGGCGGCGGATAGGGGCGTGCGCGTACGCCTGCTGCTCGACGATATCGGCGTATCCCTGTCCGACAGGACGTTCCTGGCGGTCGACAGCCATCCGCTGATCGAGGTGCGCCTGTTCAACCCCACCCATGCCCGCGAGAATCCGATCATTCGTGGCCTCGAGATGGCGTTGCGCATGGTGAGCGTGAACCGGCGCATGCACAACAAGGCCTGGATCGCGGATGGTCAGATCGCGATCGTGGGCGGCAGGAACATCGGCGACGAGTATTTCGATGCGGCGGAGGCGTCGAACTTCCGAGATCTGGACATCATCGCCATCGGCGAAATGGCCGGCCAGGCGGAAGTGATCTTCGACGAGTACTGGAACAGCGGTCTGGCGCTGCCGGTGCGGGCCCTGGCCGAACGGGAGACGCCGCCACTGGACGGACTGCGTCAGGCGTTCCACCGGCTGGCGGAAACCGCTCCCGCCAACCCGTATATAAAGCGGCTGCGCGAGCGCCTCACGGTCGCGTCGCTGTTCGACGACGCCGACGTGCACTGGACGCAGGAGGCAAGGCTTGTGTCCGACCCTGCCGAAAAGGCCGCTGGCAAAAGCGGCCGCAATGCACTGCTGGAGGAACTGGTGCCGCTGCTGGCGTCCAGCGAGCGGCAGCTCAACATCTCGTCCCCCTACTTCATTCCGGGCGACGAGGGCACGCGCTTTTTCGCGCGGCTGGTGGAGAAGGGCGTCGACGTGACGGTGCTGACCAATTCGCTGGCCGCCACCGATGTCGCCGCGGTGCATGGCGGGTATGCGCCCTACCGGAAGCCGCTGCTGCGAAGCGGCGTGAGCCTGTTCGAGCTGAAGCCGACCGCCGCCTCCGGCGGGATCAGCCTGCGCGGCTCCAGTCAGGCGAGCCTGCATACCAAGGCTTTCACAAGCGATGGAACGGCGGGCTTCGTCGGCTCGCTGAATTTCGATCCGCGCTCCGTTTCCCTGAACACGGAGATGGGCGTACTCTTCGCGGTGCCGGCACTCGTTGGCGAAATGGATCGCATCTTCGCGGAGGAGATATCGCCGGCGATGAGCTATCGCGTCACGCTGGATGCCGACGGGGGCCTGATATGGAACGCGACGGAATCGGGGGTTCCCGTCCAGTTGACGCAGGAGCCCGAGGCCGGGCTTGGCCGCCGGATCCTGGCCACGGTGGTGGGCTGGCTGCCGCTGGAGTCTCAATTATAG
- the ilvD gene encoding dihydroxy-acid dehydratase, giving the protein MPPYRSRTTTHGRNMAGARGLWRATGMKDSDFGKPIIAVVNSFTQFVPGHVHLKDLGQLVAREIELAGGVAKEFNTIAVDDGIAMGHDGMLYSLPSRELIADSVEYMVNAHCADAMVCISNCDKITPGMLMAAMRLNIPVVFVSGGPMEAGKVTWEGTDKKLDLVDAMVAAADDRISDEEVQAIERSACPTCGSCSGMFTANSMNCLTEALGLSLPGNGSTLATHADRRRLFVEAGHLVVDLARRYYEQDDASVLPRSIATFAAFENAMTLDIAMGGSTNTVLHLLAAAHEAEVDFTMEDIDRLSRRVPVLCKVAPAVANVHMEDVHHAGGIMGILGELDRGGLLDTSVGCVHAESMADALDRWDVIRTESRSVSEFFRAAPGGVPTQVAFSQDRRFADLDVDRQKGVIRNVEHAYSRDGGLAVLYGNLAEYGCIVKTAGVDDSILTFHGTARIFESQDAAVYGILNNQVQAGDVVLIRYEGPRGGPGMQEMLYPTSYLKSKGLGKACALVTDGRFSGGSSGLSIGHVSPEAAEGGTIGLVQDGDRIEIDIPNRRIHLAVADDELARRRVEQEKHGWQPAEPRKRRVTAALRAYASMTTSAAKGAVRNI; this is encoded by the coding sequence ATGCCCCCATATCGCTCACGCACGACCACGCACGGCCGCAACATGGCCGGTGCCCGTGGCCTGTGGCGCGCCACCGGCATGAAGGACAGCGATTTCGGCAAGCCGATCATCGCGGTGGTCAACTCGTTCACGCAGTTCGTGCCGGGGCATGTACACCTGAAGGATCTTGGCCAGCTGGTCGCGCGGGAGATCGAGCTGGCCGGCGGCGTCGCCAAGGAGTTCAACACCATCGCGGTGGATGACGGCATCGCGATGGGTCATGACGGGATGCTCTATTCGCTGCCCTCGCGCGAGTTGATCGCCGACAGCGTCGAATACATGGTGAACGCCCATTGCGCGGACGCCATGGTGTGCATTTCCAACTGCGACAAGATTACGCCCGGCATGCTGATGGCGGCCATGCGGCTGAACATCCCCGTCGTCTTCGTGTCCGGCGGCCCGATGGAAGCCGGCAAGGTGACCTGGGAAGGCACCGACAAGAAGCTCGACCTGGTCGACGCCATGGTGGCGGCCGCTGACGACCGCATCTCCGACGAGGAGGTACAGGCGATCGAACGGTCGGCCTGCCCCACCTGCGGGTCCTGCTCGGGCATGTTCACCGCCAATTCCATGAACTGCCTGACGGAGGCGCTCGGGCTTTCGCTGCCGGGCAACGGCTCGACGCTGGCCACGCACGCCGACCGGCGTCGTCTTTTCGTCGAGGCCGGCCATCTCGTGGTGGACCTGGCGCGCCGGTATTACGAACAGGACGATGCGTCCGTCCTGCCGCGCTCCATCGCCACTTTCGCCGCCTTCGAGAATGCGATGACGCTGGACATCGCCATGGGCGGCTCGACCAACACCGTCCTGCACCTCCTGGCGGCGGCACACGAGGCAGAAGTGGACTTCACCATGGAGGACATCGACCGCCTGTCGCGGCGGGTGCCCGTCCTGTGCAAGGTGGCTCCAGCCGTCGCCAACGTCCACATGGAGGATGTGCACCACGCCGGCGGCATCATGGGCATTCTCGGTGAGCTGGATCGCGGCGGCCTGCTGGATACCAGCGTCGGCTGCGTCCATGCCGAAAGCATGGCCGACGCGCTCGACCGCTGGGACGTCATCCGGACCGAAAGCCGCTCCGTCAGCGAATTCTTCCGCGCCGCGCCGGGCGGCGTGCCGACGCAGGTGGCCTTCAGCCAGGATCGGCGCTTCGCCGATCTGGATGTCGACCGCCAGAAGGGCGTCATCCGCAACGTCGAGCATGCCTATTCGCGGGATGGCGGCCTGGCGGTGTTGTACGGCAACCTCGCCGAGTACGGCTGTATCGTCAAAACCGCGGGCGTGGATGACAGCATCCTGACGTTCCATGGCACGGCGCGCATCTTCGAAAGCCAGGACGCAGCGGTCTACGGCATCCTCAACAACCAGGTTCAGGCCGGCGACGTGGTACTGATCCGCTATGAAGGCCCGCGCGGCGGCCCCGGCATGCAGGAAATGCTCTATCCGACGAGCTACCTGAAGTCGAAGGGCCTCGGCAAGGCTTGCGCACTGGTGACGGACGGACGCTTCTCGGGTGGCTCTTCCGGCCTGTCGATCGGCCATGTCTCGCCCGAGGCGGCGGAAGGCGGCACGATCGGTCTCGTGCAGGACGGGGACCGGATCGAAATCGACATCCCCAACCGCCGCATCCATCTGGCCGTGGCCGACGACGAACTGGCGCGTCGCCGCGTCGAACAGGAAAAGCATGGCTGGCAGCCGGCCGAGCCGCGCAAACGCCGTGTCACGGCGGCGCTGCGGGCCTATGCCTCCATGACGACGAGCGCGGCCAAGGGGGCCGTTCGCAACATCTGA